AGTCTAATCATATAATATGACATGATGGAGGTGGAAAATTCAATGTCTTAATAATAATTCAGTGATTCGTTAAGGTCATTTAGTTTCTTCAGAAATCCCGTTCCACTTTCTTGTTGCAGGAGTTGAGAAACTGATGAAAACATACTCTGAGAATCCATCATTTTCTAACCAAAAGAACCTTGAAGAAACTGAGCAGCAGCTTGAAGAGGTGAACCGTGTGCAGCCCGTgtaatggatgaatggatagtgATGCTATATTTACAGGGATTGTTCAGATTTGTGGGATTGCACACTGATATCACATTGTTGCCTGTAGTGTACTCTAAAACTGGATCTTCTGGAGGCCACCCACTATAAACTGTCTGCATCACTGTCTGAAATAGAGGGGACACCAAAGTCCTTCCACAGATTTAAAGGCAGTATTGTGAAATGGAAAGACAAGGTAAGAGTTTGTTTTAGGACTAGAGGTTTGTTCAGGCCTAGTGCTATAGTCTATAGCCAGTTAATAAATCCAATATCTTCAGTTTAAAAGCCCAAGAGTTATAGGGAATGTCTTAATATGAGGAATAAATAAGTTTATTAAAGCAGAGCCTGTGAAGCCGTATTGGGATGTTTGACTGGATAGAACAGATATACAGATGAACTTTTTGTTTGCATATTTTCATGTCATTATTACAGCTACAAGTGCTCTCATTTCATGTCATGTATTCTTGAAATTAATTTCAACatcatttaatgttatttactgATTACACGTTTATTCATTTAGCAGAAGTAGGTTTCTGAATATGTAGACTTTTAGTAAGCTTATTCAAATCTGCAACCGCAACCATATGAGGAGGCAGATGTTTGAGTCAATTTGATTTATTCAGCCAAAATATGCTGTTAAACCTTAAACCCTTCCACACATTCCAATACAAAAAACCTCTTGTAAGGTTGTCATTTTTTGGATCAGCTTTCACTCCTTCCCCAACACCTCAACCTTTAAGTAACTTCTAAGGTTATTTGAACCAAAACCGACTTCTTGGAGCAGCAGTCATTccctgtactgtactgtactgtcgtGAATTGCTGTTGAGTTgtagaattacagtattttgtgCATCATAacacgcactggattataaggcgcacatctaatgaattgtttattttgtaatttatttcatatgtaaagcgcaccggattataagacgcactatagaaaattataggcttttaggtgcgccttatagtgaggaaaatactgtaaacaatTCTTTCAATTACTAATGTAGACAGGACATaacagattatttttctgtggAAGGACTGTGAGCACAGTGTTGTTCAACTGACCCGTCCAGTGAAACTCAGGAGAACCCCGTTTAGATCCCGACATTCTCTGAGAGCCTCCATCATTTACAAAGGACCTGCTCAGTTCGGGACTCAGCAGTCTGCAGAGACTCTACGGACCGCCACAAATCAGGTGACCCACACGACTACGGAGCATGAAAATGCAGCCGCAGTGTATGAGAGCAATGGAGTCACTGATGACAGACAAGGTGAATACATCAACTCAAAGTTTTATTCCTTTTGATCGCATTTGGAATTTCATTGTGAGGTTAAAGCAATGAGACGTTATGTTGAACAGGCGGACTAACACCAGAGGCATCCAGTATAGGACAATGCAAAGCCCTGTACGACTTCATGTCAGACCAGGACGACGAGCTGATTTTGAAAGAAGGTAAGCAGCAACTAATCGAAAATATAGAAgctaaaacagaagaaaaggaataacaaacaattatttttgctttttaggAGATATTTTGGATATTCACAGAAAGGAGGAGAATGGTTGGTGGTTTGGCAGTCTCAATGGGAAGACCGGCCATTTCCCATCAGCCTATGTTGTGGAGCTGCTTAAGTTAGGCAATGTCAAATCAACTGATGCCTGAATGACCTAAATCATGAACAAATACCCTGAATCAAGCATCTGAAAGTTCTGCAGCCCCAAACACTTTAGGTAAAGGTAGAGCTCATATCCATTCAATCGTACAAGTCCTTCAGGTACCATTTGGGATCTGTGCATTCAGCCACTCCTGAAAGATATTTTGTTCTATTGTCGGGAATGAtgcagcatgtttttgtttttttacttgtacCATATTGTCTACAAATGAAGTGGAGCTGTAATGAGTGTTGTATAATTCTgtattgaaattatttaattatcttagatacataaaaattatttccaGGGACAAAAAATTAGTCTCAAGCTGAATAATgcttaaataaaaactgtttacaATCATCTCTGCATCACGTCATTTAATTAGAAACTGTTACTAGTCAATTAAATTACAGGGGCAAAAATTAATTGCCAACTGCTTTGATATTtggtatttttgtcattttccaatgaaaaacatcaaTATGCAATCTTTCATTGCAGCTAATTGAATTCAAAGACTTGCTGCTGGAAATTATGATAGAAAGCATGTTTGAGAATTATTAGATTTATTGATGATAAAATAATCTTTAGCAGCAGCacttgatttctttatttttgagaCCACCATCAGATATCAGCGAGGCCCTGCTGCCATCTCTACTGCTGAAACACAACTATGCTAAGACATATTGATACAGGACACCGTTACACACAAATATGACAAATATAAGTACAGCCCATGAAGTGGGTTTcgtttatttaaatgtataagCAAGAATTTCACTGTACGGTTCCTTCCACTCTTATTGTCGTGCCCGAGAGATGAACTCCTTCCTGATGTTTGCCAGGAATGCTGCTAAGTTATTGGTCTCCTGAAGCCGGCTTTCCAAGGCGGGCAAACATTCCAGTGCAGGGTCACTCGACACGACTGTGGGAAGTGAACAGTGAAATTACACAATCGGTTTAAAGGGGTTCCTGTGAGATGAGACTAGTGTGTCACTTACTCTGATATACCCCGTCTTTAATGCCCATTGTGACAACGTAGGCGCTGTCCTGATCGGAGGGGTTGATATTTCGGAAAACAAACTGCAGCTTTTCACCTTTAGAGGGACAGCAACAAAATCATGGTTGAAATGTTGGACTCAATATCATTTCTGTTGGATAGACATAGAGTAAAAGCTTTACTTCAGATGAGCGACAAGTGTTATGTACTTCTTTGGTGAGAAACTCTTTCCTTCTTTATTCCTGATACAGAAGAAGACACTGAAAGACCAGTTTTTATTCTTCTGCGCCACTAGCTGCAGTTGCCTTCCTATTCATTCtaatttatcaggaaaatgtcataaaaaatgTCCATTTGAATGAAAAGGTGAAGCTGTTAGATTTTTTTGGTCAGTATTACGTCAGACATGATTCTTAGACACAGCTCTAGAATTCAGCTATTAATTATCAGAAGCTACTGCGAAAATGCTTTTTCAAAGAATCAAGAGatctcatcaccatcattaaatattcaaaagGTCGATTTTGCTGAGACATCATATCATTCCAAACTGACCATAGCTTAAGAACAAAACTGGAGAATGTGGCCATATGTTTAATTTGCTCAACCCAGAAATTGTGGAGCCTTTAAGAAACTATAAATTTTCCTCCAAGTGTTCTTGAGAATGAAACACTCATGAAGTCGCAGTGACCTCAGGCTTTGACTTTAATGATCTAATCAGTTTGTCCTTGAATccaagtagattttttttccaaatctgaTGAAATTCATACAAGGTTTTTCCAAAAAGTCACACAAATGAgagaaatacaaacacagaatTCCTCCTAATGCATCTGTTGCTTACAAGGAGGCACAACACGAGGTATGGATAATAGACACAGGAATCATATAAGATACTCTCTGTCACACCTTTAACTGTTTTACTGATGATTGTTCGTATCTCCATCCCCAAATGATCCTGAAAGACTAGTCTGGCTTTCTGGAGATTCTTCAGTCTGTCTTTGTTTGCTCTATTTTGAGACTGGATTactgaagaaagagaaaaaagagacacaCAATTGCAAAGATCGGTTCATAAAACTACCAAATAGTCAAGTCACAAATTTGATGCTGTAATtcaaactacttttttttttttttaaatagtaacTAACATTCTTTTCTCTTGGCTTGTTCTTCTTTTAGTTTCTCTATTTTCTGGATGATTTCTTCTTTCTGCATCTCCTTCTGCTGAATCTCAGCCATCACTTCAGTAACACTGCAACGTTTCTCTTTCagcaatgtgcttttttgttGCAGATCTAAGGGACAAACATGCATCAGTCCTAATACATTGTCACCAAAAACTAATGTCactcaaaacatgaaaacaaatatgcTTATGGTAGTGCGGTTAGAAGCAATAACTTCATCAGTCCAACAGCTTCAAAGTGGTTTTATGTACGTCTTTGTAAACTGTAAAACTGTGGGATCTAGATAAACTCACCTCTTTTGAATGTCTGTAACGTCTCAAACAGTAGCTCATCATCTTTACATTTCTTCAAACATGTATCtggcaaaaaaggaaaaataattcaCTTACACTCAGGATttaagcacatgcttttggaggtgggaggaagccggagaacccggagagaacccacgcagacagcatgcaaactctgcacagagcgggacttgatcCCAaacctgccgtgttgtgaggcgacagcgctaaccactgcgccacggTGCCGCCCTAAATGGATTTCATTTCTGGTATATGAATGGTTACATcgcgcttcaaagcggtgatgtattgtaattgtcagtgtttgtatgtttgtcagtccaccaaatatcttcacaaccgttgcagatagaaagatgaaagaaaaagcgcatttctcaggcggcaaaggagatgaaaatgagatgatgaccttaataaaactagatcaaggtcagatttcaatttttgtagatttttttgaacatatctcaggaaccggatatgataggaagatgaaacaaaaggcgttgtATTCAggaaggcaaggggatgaaaattagaccacaaccttgaaaaactaagtCAACGTCATACTTTCACGATTATAcatttttaggtacacatctctgaaacctgatgagttataatcacaaaacaaaaagtaacattttcaagaagccagaggcacaaaaatgtgatgatgaccttcacctttggaaaactaagtcaatgtcatactcgatagtacaatataaaattaattgcTGCGACAATTaagaaagtaggtcagggtaaaatttttaattcaggggtgtcgcgggatgttaatgtctctgactgccttgttttgatTAGAAATGTCCTGATGGGGACGCAAACTGTTTTTAGGGGAAGCACAAACATGtttaattattgtattttaacATGGATCCCAAGACAATTGTtgtaaatttattcattttgggGGGTCTCAATAAACATTTTTCAGCCATACCTTGTGCAGACTTCACAAACTGTCGGTGGCTCTGACACAGCTCTGCCGTTGCATCGATTATCTCCCCAAACGCTTTTAGCTGCTTGTTGTGCATCTCTTCCATTGCATTGGTGAATGTGTCACTCATGTTGGGATCAGTGATGGACGCCATGGTATCTACACGTTAGgcaatctgaaataaaaatgaataattaaataaaaacaggacagCACatcaaggaaataaaaagaaagttcaTACTTTCTTTGCTGATAACTTTTTAAATGGACTCAATACCTGTGTTTGCGTTTGACTATTAAACATTGACAAACAGTATattggggcggcacggtggcgcagtggttagcgctgctgcctcacaacacggccgacccgggttcgagtcccgctctgtgcggagttcgcatgctctccccgtgtctgcgtgggttctctccgggttctccggcttcctcccacctccaaaagcatgcgcttcaggttgactggccagtcccaaattgaccataggagtgagtgtgtgtgtgaatgattgtttgtttctgtgtggctccgcggtacactggcgtcgtgcccggagtgtcccccgcctcacgccctgagactgccaggataggcactggctaccccgcgacctgcattagcggattaagcgggttggaaaatgaatgaatgaatgaaaacagtatATTGGCCATTCTACCGACTTTGTGCAAATTTCAGAgttggagacacatttttaaaagttgcttttttccaaaaaaacattgttcacacataAATTGTGCCATGTTTCTACGTTACTTACTTAAAAATGATGAGAGATAATGACTCACCATGCAGCCATAAGGGACAGGAATACTGTGAAACTTCCTGGCCAAAAATTCAGATTTGTGGCTCAAACCAGGCTCCACTCACATggtaaaacaacaaataaaccaaacatatgttttaaaatataccattgaaaatatgaaaaaaatcttttaagtattattttcagGGATTGAAATTTAGGGTTTGTACATTGAGACAAATAATTCCCAAAAGAAAGTACCTAGGAAGGTAGCATAAATGCtgattttatatacatttagtTTAATTGCTATGTAATTACAGTATTGTGTTTAACTACATCACAACATAATCTTTGTAAATATTGAAAGTCTGAattcttcattgttttgttAAGTAGTTTTATTATTGTGGGACAGCAATTTTCACGAAATCGGTAGAATGACCCATATACatcagtgcgtgtgtgtgtttagaatgTAGCAGCAATCGACTTATAAATTGATGGATTTGTATACAGTATCAGGATAACACGAAGTTGCATTGTTACACATTAATAACCTTTTCATTCTAGATCCGTGTCACATAAGTTACagataacagtaaaaaaaaaaaaaacagcagggtCGCTCTGTCAAACTGTGACACAACATCAACAGTTTCGACTTTCACGCCAGTTAGAATAATATTGTCAAATGATGACTATTACATCCCTGTTTTAGCGTCATTAGATATCTCATTAGCACGTGGTGGTGGGATGTGGATGGCTGATGGcaaaaatataatacattaGTACAATCCCAGAGCCAGCCAGTACTAACGGGCCTCAACACAGGTTAATGTTTTCTACACGAGAGGGATTAATCTTCAACAACCTGTTGTATAGTTCAGCAGCAGAAACGGAATAACCCCATCGTCTTTCAGCTTTAATCCTGTTTACATATTTGAAAGTGTCTCCATTAGATCCACGTATAAATAACTAAACTTCATGACAGTCAGGTCTGTTGTTAATCGCCGAGCAGTGACTTGCTAACGTTACCAAGCGGACCTTAACGCAAATACAAGTATCCGAGAGAACTAAATCATCTGACTCGTTGAATAGCTGCGTAAATTAAATTAGCATGCAATACTTACATCGATACAACAGGGGATATTTGATCACTTCTTGTTGATTTGATCTACCGGAGCCGTCGCTGCTATATTTTCAAAAATCCGCGGTTTGCATAAGGGGCGGGGACAGTACACCGGAAGTGTATGTATTTTGCTTCCGGTTTAAAAATCCATAcgataaaaaaagattttacgAATCTAATTACGTATGTCAAAAACTTAATGCAAACATGGCAGcatttttagtttattatttatctcTAAAGATTTAAAAgtgtcttcatctttttttttttagtttatgacGTAAGTCAAAGTACCCGGATGATCCATTGCGAGACTTATTTCTGCCACCCTGTGGTGATTCTGTGGAGGTTCAAGTGTACCCAGACATCAAGTTTATAATACAGTGCTGTACTGTACTTACAATTTAATGTTGATCTAAAAAACATAGAAGCCGTGGGCATTAtataattatgaatatttttataagGATAGATGTTAATATTATGCTTTTTATCATTTCCTACAGAAAAAATCTCACAATTGTTAAGAAGTAAGAGTAATCCCAAATCCATTCATACCCACAATATGCCCCATTCATGAAATTTTATCCAGATCTGTACATTATAcattttttgagaagaaaaataatgctTTTATTATGAGGTTTTGCCCTTAAAACTTTAACTACCTTGATATTACCATTTTATCTGCATGCCAGTTACAGTGTTATGCAATTTATTCTGTAATTTTGCTGAGAAGGAGAATATTATTGTGGCTGAAAGGAAATGTGATCATTGTTTCTGAGTTTGTACACCATCTAATATGTATCAAGTTTAAATACATGTCTGTGgtggaaatatttattataaaaaacaagCAAGAGATGAGGgataaagacatttcaaattgtCAAAAAATACGCCTGAAAATAACTCCCTTTCAAATGcataattgttttaaaatataacaacaaTCAGATTTGTCAGATTTGTCTTTGTCTTGGCCAACATTAAATGGAAGAGGTCATTGTAAACACCAATGTTGTCTGATTTTCTTAAAGATATGTAATAAAACTGTTAATGGAAATTGACTGGTTGAGGTTTGGAGGTAGATCTTGGGTCAAGAAAGAATTTCGAATTTTGAGGTGGTAATGATACACATTCTGGatcagttttcattttattcaatatagaagaagaaacagttttaaaatttggacaatgtcaaaaaaataataataagcaaatcaaaataaaaatatacaaatacacaatTACATCCAGATCTGGATCATAAGTATAAGTAAAGACAgcacattatattttatttttagacaaacATGCTTGAAAAATGTACATGTACCTGCCCCAAACAATTAACAGTGTAGGTGTAGGGTTTTTtcgttgtgttttgtttgttgtctgtttatttgttggtCTGTTTTTACCAAAAAtacgttgattttttttctgcatgctTATTCTTCACAATATGCAGTCCAATACAAGACCAAATGCATTTGCATGTATGAAGAATTAGTACAGAATTAGCACACGCAGCTCCAGGGGCCTAGCTGATAGGGGCACCTGTTGTGACAAGTTTATAATAAGCGCCTTTCTTGTCCATGAGGTGGTCATGTGTGCCTTGCTCTATAACAGTTCCCTGTGACATCACTGCTATGGTGTCAGCTGTTTGGATAGTGGAAAGTCGGTGAGCGATGACAATGCAGGTCCGTCCTTTTCTCGCCTCATCCAGAGCAGACTGGACAGTCTGCAGGAAAACAGAGCCCACCGTTTAAGGATATTCTTCATGGTGTAAGGATGTGGCGATATGATGAAGCAATATACTTATGGGAAGGAATACAAAAGGAATGGGAATACAAATACAGTGTATTTTAATTAGTGTTTTAACCTTTTCGCTCTCGGTGTCCAGAGCAGAGGTAGCTTCATCCAGTAACAGAATCTTGGGGTTTCTGACAATGGCCCGGGCGATGGCGATACGTTGCTTTTGCCCTCTTGACAGCTGGGAGCCTTGGGCCCCAACTTGAGTCTCATATTTCTGAAAGTTTTCAAACATAATGAGAGtagtaataaaagaaaaacatcacaagGTCATTGATGCTGTACAACCACATTTCCTAGTAAAACATCTATAATCACAACAGTAACTTATTGGTTTTCCAGTCACAAAACCTCATGTATCCTATTAATTTAATATTGGTAATAATGGCTCATCTAATGGAGTCTTGATGCAAATCTGCCTTTCTATTTCTGATATTTAGCTGAAGATTGAGATTCTTTGTTTCTAAATTTTCTCCTATTAAAGGGTCCCTCATTAATCACCAGAATACACAGTGACAGTGTTTGCTAAATGTTTCTACTCACATTTGGAAGCGTCATCACAAAATCATGAAGGTAAGCTTTTTTTGCAGACTCAATAATCTCCTCCATGCTGACACTGCGTGAGTTATCTCCATACTGAATATTCTCTGCTATGCTGCAGTCAAACAGCACTGGCTCCTGGGAAACTATGCCAATCTGAGCTCTTAGGAAGGGGACATTGACTGTATGAGAAGGACGGTTGTCAATCAGctgaaaacaacaaaaggcATGATTAAAACAGGGTTGTAGTCTTTGGAGCTCATGAATTGATCACTAAAATTAAGTTTACATTAGTCCACATACCACTTGACCCTCATCAGGGTCATAGAACCTTTCCAGGAGTTGAACACTGGTGCTCTTTCCACAGCCACTGCTCCCAACAAAAGCCAGAGTCTGACCAGGCTTCACAGACACAACCAAGTTATTCAGTACCTGGATGTCTGGACGGGTTGGATAGGTGAACTTGCAGTTGACAAACTCTATGTCACCTCTGAAGTTATCCTAAAGATGTATGGGATTAATTATTTTGAGTAAAATGATGTTTAAATGACTTCATGTATGATTCCACAAACCCATTTATTTCCAACTGTGTGGCTCCTGCTGATTTTAGGAACTCGGTCCAGTACTTTGAAAAATTGGGCAGCAGCAATTTTGGCTTTAGCGTAGTCTGGCGTGAAGGAGGAAGCTCTGCCCAGTGCCGTCCCACTGATCACTACAGCTGAAATAACTCTAAAGAAATAAATAGGAGCGTGTCGTTGATATTTGATCATCACTAcacaaaatgcaaaacacattttaaatgaggatctgaaaaagacacattttcatttgaattgaAGTCAAAAGACTGTCACCAACCTGAAAACAAACATATATTGTAAGCCTTCAGTTTCGACCAAATATCCTCCATATGTAAACGAAGCAGCATATGCCATGAAGATGACGCATTGGGAAAAAGCAAAAGAGACCCCATAGATAATGGCTCTCTTCTTGGCAGTTTTATATGGAAGCTCAAGTTTCTGCTCATAAGATTCCACAAATGAGTTTTCTTTGGCCAATCCTGCGATCGTCCTGATATTGGCAAGAGCTTCACTGGAAACCTGTTGGAGAAGGTTTGGACTTCAAACGTGAGTTTTTAAGTTTTATACTGTCTACGTTGGTTTGTGCTTACCTGACCTGCAGCTTCCATTGCTTTTTTATCCTCATTTTCAAAACCTGTCAGCATTTTGGCTTGGAACACCCCAGACAGTCCGATCAGAGGCAGGAAGCACATTATGACCAGAGTTAACTTCCAGCTGAAGTAGAAAGCAATGATAAATGATGCTCCAATGCTGGTTAGTGAGTTAACAATCATGCCAATCTGAGCTCCTGTTGCCTGCAGGAAAAACAGCAGccattatttattaactatgATAACAAACCTGAGTGTGAATTTAAAATATGGACACTTTTCCATCAATTTGTCACTTACTCCTTGTACCATGGATGCATCAGTCGCCAATCTAGTGGTCAGGGCTCCGGGGCTGTTTCTGGGGTCATCAAACCAGCCAATCTCTTGTCTCAACATGGCTTGGAAGCCCACTTTCCTCAGACGGCGAGTCAACAGCTCTCCAGATTTAGCAAATGTATATCCCTGAAATTTTTTATCACATTCAAACTACAGATGAACTTGGGATGACAGCATGTTAGGCCAATAAACACATACAaactaaacattttaatattgttgGAAATCGGAATACAAACCTGCAAAAATTGGGAGAAAAAACTTGCCAAAGCCACAATACAAAAGAGAACACATATACCATTAATCTGCTCCCTCTGTTTGTTCAGGTCTGCAATGGCAAACGTCTGCAAATACATATACCACATTTACAGATCAGCATTTAAAAAAGACCaatccatggcagacaatgagATCATGTGAGCCCCACCCCAAGAATTTGGCTGAACAGGACAGCATAGATGGGGTTGATAGAGCCATTGACTGCAGCTCCCAGAGACCCTAGCAGCATGTAGGGCCATTCTGGCTGGTTATACTTGAGGATACGAACTACTGGAGCAGGCTCAACCCGGAGGTCTGGATCATTTTCACCTGTCTGTTAAAGAAAATTACATTGAGAT
This window of the Antennarius striatus isolate MH-2024 chromosome 12, ASM4005453v1, whole genome shotgun sequence genome carries:
- the spc25 gene encoding kinetochore protein Spc25, whose amino-acid sequence is MASITDPNMSDTFTNAMEEMHNKQLKAFGEIIDATAELCQSHRQFVKSAQDTCLKKCKDDELLFETLQTFKRDLQQKSTLLKEKRCSVTEVMAEIQQKEMQKEEIIQKIEKLKEEQAKRKELIQSQNRANKDRLKNLQKARLVFQDHLGMEIRTIISKTVKGEKLQFVFRNINPSDQDSAYVVTMGIKDGVYQIVSSDPALECLPALESRLQETNNLAAFLANIRKEFISRARQ